One stretch of Pseudoramibacter sp. DNA includes these proteins:
- a CDS encoding DJ-1 family glyoxalase III — MIVHHAYVFMVDGMEETECLTIVDLLRRGGVDVTTVSVMKKKAVHTSHGVVIKADQKFKKVDFSDADLLFLPGGGLGVQNLYAHKGLKKLLKSADLDKVYLGAVCAGPSVLGRLGLLKGYHATCYPGFEDQLKGADYTGEGICVDRHIVTGIGLGFCVDLGLRLLAILEGQDVSDKIKAKIQHPDCVAKAANH; from the coding sequence ATGATTGTGCATCATGCATATGTTTTTATGGTGGACGGAATGGAAGAAACGGAATGCCTGACCATCGTTGATCTGCTGCGCCGGGGCGGCGTGGATGTGACGACGGTCTCTGTGATGAAAAAAAAGGCGGTTCACACGTCTCACGGTGTCGTCATCAAAGCCGATCAGAAATTTAAAAAAGTCGATTTTTCAGATGCAGACCTGCTGTTTCTGCCCGGAGGCGGCCTCGGCGTTCAGAATCTGTACGCCCACAAAGGCTTGAAAAAGCTTTTGAAATCGGCAGATCTTGACAAAGTCTATCTCGGCGCCGTCTGTGCCGGCCCGTCTGTTCTCGGCAGACTCGGTCTTTTGAAAGGCTATCATGCCACCTGTTATCCCGGTTTTGAAGATCAGCTCAAAGGGGCGGATTACACCGGAGAAGGGATTTGTGTGGACCGCCACATCGTCACCGGCATCGGCCTTGGATTCTGCGTGGACCTCGGGCTGCGCCTCCTCGCTATTTTAGAGGGGCAGGACGTCAGCGACAAGATCAAGGCCAAAATTCAGCATCCGGACTGTGTGGCGAAAGCAGCGAATCATTAA
- a CDS encoding ferritin gives MILDKKIYTLLNDQITKEYYSAYLYLQIAAYYDEHGLDGYASWYEKQAHEEEEHAMKIYRYLHENGQEVKLGQIDAPNVTFNDFLEPVKAALAHEEYITGCINDLMTAAKGVHDYRTMEFLQWFVHEQGEEEVNANRMVKLMETFGGKKLGLFVLNEKVKERQ, from the coding sequence ATGATCTTGGATAAAAAAATTTACACGCTGTTAAACGATCAGATTACCAAAGAATACTATTCTGCTTATCTTTACCTCCAGATCGCCGCTTATTACGACGAACACGGTTTGGACGGCTATGCCAGCTGGTACGAAAAACAGGCCCATGAAGAAGAAGAACACGCGATGAAAATCTACCGCTATCTGCATGAAAACGGCCAGGAAGTCAAGCTGGGACAGATTGACGCACCGAACGTCACCTTCAACGATTTTCTGGAACCGGTTAAAGCTGCACTGGCGCACGAAGAATACATCACCGGCTGCATCAACGACCTCATGACCGCCGCAAAGGGCGTCCACGATTACCGCACGATGGAATTCCTCCAGTGGTTCGTCCACGAACAAGGCGAAGAAGAAGTCAACGCCAACCGCATGGTCAAACTCATGGAAACTTTCGGCGGCAAAAAACTCGGCTTATTCGTCTTAAACGAAAAGGTCAAAGAACGTCAGTAA